A single region of the Lycium barbarum isolate Lr01 chromosome 2, ASM1917538v2, whole genome shotgun sequence genome encodes:
- the LOC132626968 gene encoding receptor protein-tyrosine kinase CEPR2-like — protein sequence MARIPNLHSLQILAIFLIFFIFFFQPSNSLSVETQALFEFKKQLVDPLNFLESWKYSDSPCQFYGIQCDRNTGLVTEISLDNKSLSGVISPSISVLQSLTSLVLPSNLLSGNLPSELANCTNLKVLNVTGNNMNGTLPDLSNLVKLEVLDLSINYFSGQFPVWFGELTSLVALGLGDNDYVESKLPDSFGKLKKVYWLYLAGSNLIGQIPESIFEMEALGTLDISRNQISGKFPQSINKLQNLFKIELYRNNLTGELPMELADLSYLQEIDISVNQLHGTLPNGIGNLKNLTVLQIFKNNFSGEIPSGFGDLQHLIGLSVYRNSFSGEIPANLGRFSPLNSIDISENKFSGAFPKYLCQNENLQNLLAVENSFTGEFPDNYASCKPLQRLRVSQNQLSGKIADGVWGLPNVMMLDFSDNNFNGTVSPGIGAANNLNQLLLSNNKFSGELPKEFGNLTQLERLYLDNNDFSGTVPSELGTLKKISSLHLEKNSLSGSIPSEFGEFPRLADLNLASNLLTGRIPSSLSMMASLNSLNLSSNNLIGSIPKNLDNLKLSSLDLSNNQLTGGVSSDLLTVGGEKAFAGNKGLCVDQSIRITMNSGLGVCSGKAAQDKLMKSKLVVFCIVLLSLAVLMGVFMLVSYWKYKRNAEADPEERLGKAKGMDPKWKLESFQHVELDVDEICDFDEDKLIGSGGTGKVYRLDLKRGCGTVAVKQLWKGNGVKVLTREMDILGKIRHRNIVKLYASLIKEGSNLLVFEYLPNGNLFEALHREVKAGKTELDWHQRYKIAVGTAKGIAYLHHDCFPPIIHRDIKSTNILLDEEYEAKVSDFGVAKVSEISSRGSEFSCFAGTHGYLAPELAYTFRVTEKSDVYSFGVVLFELVTGRKPTEEAYGEGKDLVYWASTHLSDKGSVLKILDQRVVSELVQDDMIKVLRVAALCTNKLPNLRPSMKEIVKMLVDAEP from the exons ATGGCTAGAATACCAAATCTCCACTCCCTCCAAATTCTTGCTATTTtcttaatattttttattttctttttccagCCATCTAATTCATTGTCTGTAGAGACACAAGCTCTTTTTGAATTTAAAAAACAGCTTGTTGACCCCTTGAACTTCTTGGAATCTTGGAAATATTCAGATTCCCCTTGCCAATTCTATGGAATTCAATGTGATCGTAACACAGGCCTAGTCACTGAAATTTCACTTGACAACAAGTCCCTTTCTGGTGTAATTTCCCCTTCAATTTCTGTTCTCCAAAGCCTTACTTCACTTGTGCTTCCTTCAAATTTACTATCTGGTAATCTTCCAAGTGAATTGGCAAATTGTACCAATCTCAAAGTCTTGAATGTTACTGGAAATAACATGAATGGTACCTTACCTGATTTATCCAACTTGGTTAAGTTGGAGGTGTTAGACTTgtcaataaattatttttctgGACAATTTCCAGTTTGGTTTGGAGAGTTGACTAGTTTGGTTGCACTAGGCCTTGGTGACAATGACTATGTTGAAAGTAAACTTCCTGATTCATTTGGGAAGTTAAAGAAAGTGTATTGGCTATACTTGGCAGGTTCAAATTTGATAGGACAAATTCCAGAGTCTATTTTTGAAATGGAGGCACTAGGAACATTAGATATATCAAGAAACCAGATATCTGGGAAGTTTCCACAGTCTATAAACAAGCTGCAAAATCTCTTCAAGATTGAGCTTTATCGAAACAATTTGACTGGTGAATTGCCAATGGAACTAGCAGACCTCTCCTATCTGCAGGAAATTGATATATCCGTGAACCAGCTGCATGGGACTTTACCTAACGGGATTGGCAACTTGAAGAACTTAACagttcttcaaatattcaagaaCAATTTCTCTGGGGAAATCCCTTCAGGCTTTGGAGATTTGCAGCATCTTATTGGCCTTTCTGTGTATAGGAACAGCTTTTCTGGAGAAATTCCTGCAAATCTTGGCCGGTTTTCGCCACTGAACAGCATAGACATATCTGAGAACAAGTTTAGTGGTGCATTTCCAAAATATTTATGCCAAAATGAGAACTTGCAAAATTTGTTAGCTGTAGAAAATAGCTTCACAGGGGAGTTTCCAGATAATTATGCTTCATGCAAGCCTTTACAGAGATTGAGGGTGAGTCAGAATCAACTTTCTGGCAAAATTGCTGATGGTGTATGGGGGCTTCCAAATGTCATGATGCTAGATTTCAGTGATAACAACTTCAATGGAACTGTATCTCCTGGAATCGGCGCTGCTAATAACTTGAATCAGTTGTTATTATCAAACAACAAATTTTCAGGTGAGCTTCCAAAAGAATTTGGAAACCTCACACAGTTGGAAAGGCTATATTTGGATAACAACGACTTCTCAGGCACAGTACCATCTGAACTTGGCACATTGAAGAAAATTTCATCTTTGCATTTGGAGAAAAACTCGCTTTCCGGATCAATACCATCAGAGTTTGGGGAGTTTCCCAGGTTGGCAGACTTGAATCTTGCTTCGAATCTTCTCACAGGCAGAATTCCCAGTTCGTTGTCAATGATGGCCTCGTTGAACTCTCTGAATCTTTCGAGTAACAATCTCATTGGCTCCATTCCAAAAAACTTGGATAACCTGAAGTTGTCTTCATTGGATCTTTCAAACAACCAGCTAACAGGAGGAGTTTCTTCAGATCTTTTGACGGTGGGAGGAGaaaaagcatttgcaggaaacaaGGGGCTCTGTGTTGATCAAAGCATCAGGATTACAATGAACTCAGGCTTGGGCGTTTGTAGTGGAAAGGCTGCTCAGGACAAGTTAATGAAGAGCAAACTAGTTGTGTTTTGCATTGTATTACTTTCTTTGGCTGTTCTAATGGGTGTTTTCATGCTTGTGAGTTACTGGAAGTACAAGCGCAACGCTGAAGCTGATCCAGAAGAGCGATTGGGGAAAGCAAAGGGAATGGATCCAAAATGGAAGCTTGAAAGCTTCCAACATGTGGAACTAGATGTAGATGAAATTTGTGATTTCGATGAGGACAAATTGATAGGAAGTGGAGGCACAGGAAAAGTTTATCGGTTAGATTTGAAGAGAGGTTGTGGTACAGTGGCTGTAAAGCAGCTTTGGAAAGGAAATGGGGTGAAAGTTTTGACAAGGGAAATGGACATTCTCGGCAAGATCAGGCATCGAAATATAGTTAAATTGTATGCCAGTCTGATTAAAGAAGGTTCGAATTTGTTGGTTTTCGAGTACTTGCCAAATGGTAATTTATTTGAGGCACTACACCGGGAAGTCAAGGCTGGGAAGACAGAATTAGACTGGCACCAGAGGTATAAAATTGCAGTAGGAACTGCAAAGGGAATTGCTTATTTGCACCATGATTGTTTCCCTCCTATTATTCATAGAGATATCAAGTCAACAAACATTCTACTTGATGAGGAGTACGAAGCGAAAGTTTCTGATTTTGGGGTTGCAAAAGTTTCAGAAATTTCCTCTAGAGGCTCTGAGTTCAGTTGCTTTGCAGGCACTCACGGCTATTTAGCTCCTG AGCTGGCATATACTTTCAGAGTGACAGAAAAGAGTGATGTATACAGCTTTGGAGTTGTGCTATTTGAATTAGTAACCGGAAGAAAACCAACAGAGGAAGCCTATGGAGAAGGGAAAGACTTGGTTTATTGGGCATCAACTCACCTAAGTGACAAAGGAAGTGTTCTGAAAATTCTTGATCAAAGGGTGGTTTCCGAGCTTGTCCAAGATGACATGATCAAAGTGTTGAGGGTTGCGGCTTTATGTACTAATAAGCTCCCTAATTTACGCCCCAGCATGAAAGAAATAGTCAAGATGCTTGTTGATGCTGAACCTTGA